The Shewanella zhangzhouensis genome has a window encoding:
- a CDS encoding tRNA1(Val) (adenine(37)-N6)-methyltransferase: protein MGFSFKAFHVDDFGCGMPVSTDAVLLGAWANLDGANAVLDLGAGSGLLALMAAQRCKAPITAVEIDPVAASACRSNFSASPWHDRISLIEADATDAKALAGKVFTHILCNPPYFETGPLSEKPGRAQARHTGSLGFLALCKLMATHLSAQGVASLVLPVESESAFMQALTHAGLGIQQRVEVSTVEGKAPRRLLLAVSHKEDNYQHEHLAIRDVQGCYTEAMTALTRDFYLKL from the coding sequence ATGGGATTCAGTTTTAAAGCATTTCACGTGGACGATTTCGGTTGCGGTATGCCCGTCAGCACAGACGCCGTGCTTCTGGGGGCCTGGGCCAATCTTGATGGCGCCAATGCAGTGCTCGACCTGGGCGCCGGCAGTGGCCTGTTGGCTCTGATGGCGGCCCAGCGCTGCAAGGCGCCCATCACCGCCGTCGAAATAGACCCTGTGGCCGCCAGTGCGTGCCGCAGTAACTTCAGCGCCAGCCCCTGGCACGACAGAATAAGCCTGATTGAAGCCGATGCCACTGATGCAAAGGCGCTGGCAGGCAAAGTGTTCACTCACATACTCTGTAATCCGCCCTACTTTGAAACCGGGCCATTGTCAGAAAAGCCCGGCAGAGCTCAGGCAAGACACACAGGCAGCCTTGGATTTTTGGCACTGTGCAAGCTAATGGCAACCCACTTAAGCGCCCAGGGCGTTGCCAGCCTGGTGTTGCCGGTGGAAAGTGAGTCAGCCTTCATGCAAGCGCTCACTCACGCCGGGCTCGGCATCCAGCAAAGGGTTGAAGTCAGTACGGTTGAAGGAAAAGCGCCACGGAGACTGCTGCTCGCGGTCAGCCACAAAGAGGACAATTATCAGCATGAACACCTCGCCATCAGGGATGTTCAAGGCTGCTACACTGAGGCCATGACGGCCCTCACCAGGGACTTTTACCTGAAACTGTAA